In Drosophila subpulchrella strain 33 F10 #4 breed RU33 chromosome X, RU_Dsub_v1.1 Primary Assembly, whole genome shotgun sequence, the DNA window TTGAGCATTGGTTATTTATCTGGGCTTACCTGTATTGAAGTCCAGTCCCTGAGTGTCCACCAGGTACTGCAGGATGTCGCCCTGCTCCTCGAGATTCTCCGTTTCGCGCAGCATCGCAATCAGCTCCTCCACCTCTGTGTCCGCGAAATTGGTTTCGGCACGATGGCGTTGTATGAGAATTTTGGGCACTGTTACTATCAACATCGCAGTTCGTAGCGAAGGTGGGCCAATCGAAATTATACGTAAGAAATGAATGAAAACAGAAGGCAAGAAGCAGAACGTAAAATTAACAAAAGTATAGAAATTAAAAGGTAGGAGAtatcacaaaaaaataaaaagtttataaTTAAATGGATGTGCTGAAGTTgagcttttaaaataaacttattGCATTTAACTGGACTTTACGATTATATCAACATaacttttgaaatattttataacagTTATTTGACATTTACACAGATTACATTTACATTAGATTATCCCTAATACTCTAATCACTTATAAAGTACATagttttagtttagtttacTAGCTCCCTCCAGCAACTCGAAGAACTTAAAATTAGTTAATAAACTGTAAGATGAAAACCAAATGGCAGACTAACTCTCTTGCTGGCGGACAAACTCGCTGCGTCTGTCGATCGCCGAGCGGCTGTGGTGCTGCGGATCCACCGGATAGATGTTCTCCCGAATGGACAGCTCGTTGCCCAGATGCAGTGGCGAGTTGGCGGGTCCCTCCTCCGGTGTGGTGGCGAAGACACTGACATGGCTCTGCTTGTTCGCCTGCAGCCAAGGAGGTGGCACAATCGAGGAGAGGCGGCGTTCGGTGAGCGGAGAAGGTCCCTCCATGCCCAGGTTGTCAGCTGAAAAGCAGAAGGAAGTTATTATAATGTCAAGGAGTAATATTCCACCTAGGGAAAGCCATCACTCACAATCCACATTGATGGAGCGCGTCTTCTTGATCGCTCCCTTGCAGGACATGCGGCGCCTCAGGGTCCGCGGACGCAGCTGTCCGCCGCGCAGACTCATGGTGCTGCGGTTGCTGAACGAGCGCAGCAGGTGCTCATCCAGGTAGGTCTGCACATCCGGATGCAGGCGGTCCGGATAGCCGTCCTCCGTGCTGCCCAGGAAGCTCAGGTCCGTGATGGCCGAGGTGTTGAGGAAGTCCTTCAGGCTGCCCAACATCACGCGGGTGCCGTTGATGTAGCCCGATTTCAGTTTCCTCATCGTCTGGATCATGGCCAGCGGAATCTTGTCCTGATCTGTGGATTCCGCACCGCATCCGTTTGGAATTCGTTAGATTTTTCATTGTCTTTATCTCTCGGTCAACTGGTATGAGTATGTGGATCATGATCTGGTTGGGATGCTGGGCAGTGGGTTGGGTTAGAAGCGACGCTTAAAAACTACGGGTTAGTCACACAAAAGTACAACAACGGTTACCGATATATATAAGCACAGGATTCCAGCACCATCGGCAATTAGTCTGAGTTTTGGGTGCAAGCCAAATGCAGTGGGAAAATTGATTAGCAGCAACAGCCACAGGGATTAGCAAAtacttaattatatttaatcaCAGGTTTTTGCGtggatttttgtttttattattcatAAGATGCTTTAGCTTTATGTATGTTTGTATTTCTCTGAGGTCATGTAACTTTGTAATACCGCAAGCTTGACTTTGGTTGGGATGGTCTACATTTTGTGGATTGTTTTGAAACGAGTTTGGTCtaaaagtgttttattttatgttatGAACGTGTAAATAGAGATAGTTAAGAAGTCCGAATATTCAAAGAAAGCATGGGATATAGAGCACACAAAAGTACCTTATCCATAAACTGTACACCTATATCTTGAAGAAAGTACTCGGAATAAAAGATAAACCTTTAATGAAAACGGTTTTTTGGTtctgaaaaaataaatcaaattgtATAGTCAAATGTTTTCAGATTCCCTATAAGAAATAactaattttgaaaatatcttTCACAAGATATTGGTGTATGCAGGGTCACAACAAGAACAAGGATTTGGATTTGGGTTCAAAGGTAGTAGAAAGAGCAGAAGCAATCAGGCCATTTACTAAGCTGACACAAGCAGGGTTCAAAGGTCACGGATCACAGATCGTTTGCATATAGTTAAATCAATTGGTTGTTGGCTTTTGTGTGTAAATAGGggtatatattatatagtatATCGCATATATGCAGTGGTTTTTGGAATCAAGTGTTTTTGCCATTGGGTGCAGTGGGGATCggatttggatttggattGGAGGTGGCAATGCAGAATCGAGCTGGGTGGGTTTTTTtgcttattgttttttttggattttttatTTCGGGTAGTTACCTAGCATATAGTGGGTTGCCATTAGTGTGATTGTCGGCCTGCCCAACATGTGACGCCAATTGTTGGTCAAGAATGCTAAATTTGTGGTAAAATTGCTGGCAAGCAAGTCGGGATCGCGTGTTGTATAATATTCTTCATAGTCGATATGCTGTGTAAGtgtagttgttgttgcagttgttgttgtgtatatatttattaaatttatttgggaTAAAATAAAGAAGAGAAAGGATTTGTTTTGGTTtcgattttcattttttttgttgtattcGATATTTTATTGGCCAATTTTCAAGGGTTTTGGGGATGGAAAATATGGGAGTAAGGGTGTAAAAGTTCATAAAAGTCCAGAGCAGAGCGttgagaaataaaataaataaactaaggctacattaaactaaaaataatatatttgcgGTCAAAATATCAGTAGTATTTGCTTATAAATGTCGTATAAAAAGggatattaaaattatttttaacatatttgaGTTTCAATTCATTCCTTCTAAAATTAGGTAAATTTAATTGACAGACAAATTTATTTCATACTATTATTTTAACCGCAGCTGTATGTATAAAGTATATAAGGtgaagtgtgtgtgtgtgtgattgtTCTTTAAACCTATAAGTAGTCTATGTCATTTATGGTCGAGTGTGTGGGTATTACCATAACCAAACTAAAGCTAACTAAAAGCATAAACCAACTAAAAGCTCAAAGGAAATTCAACAAAATTCAGAACCAGCTGCCCAATGTTCGGAATAAGCAAAAAGGTCAAGATCATTTACTCTTCAAtatggaatttatttttggacaAAGACAAGACAAAGCATTCAATAGACCGCAAATTTCCGGACCTTGAGCAACCGATTCAATTCTAGAGTTAACGAGTCAAGTGGGTGCATTTGTGTGGTTCGAGTGTGCGTGTCAATTAATTGATAAACAATACCAATACCAAAAGCAAACCCTTGCAAATTAATCAAATCAACAGAGCAATTCACAAAAGATATGGGGAAAACAGTCGGGGGGAGCATAAAAAACCCGCGCACAAATAAACATTagaataagaaaataataaaaaaagacaTGGAGTGAAATAAACGTTAAACGTCGACTCTTCTCTCTCCGTTGACCGACCTAGGTGGATGCGCTTCAGCACCAGGGTGACCAGCGGACGACCCAGCAGATCCCAAGCGGACTTGAGGAAATTTATCTCGCCCTTGAGGATGTCGATCATGAGTTCGTTATCGGAGGCGATATAGAAGCGCGACAGGTCGGCGAACTGATGCGTGATAAACGGTAGAAATCATAAGTCAATCATCGATTACAGGGATGCAAACCGATCGGCCCTAGATGAACTTAAGATGATGATCAGattaaattcaattcatttttttttgccttaaaataatttcaatGAAAAATACTACCCAAAGTGTCAATTCCAacaattaaaatacaaaatttaagtTAAATTAATAGAAATTATTACTAAGTgtaggaaaataaataataattgtttaaTAAGCAAATTTTCCATGATATAATTGTTAGTATTAGTCTCAAAGATTTTgcattattttaagaaaataggAAATAAAAACGCCACGACCGGTTTGCATCGCTGACCAAAAATACAATAGAAAGTGTAAAAACAGAGCAATGGGGCATTGGGTATTTTCGGGAGTCTGGGAAGAGGTGGCCGGTTTTCTTGGATAATTCGAGAAGGCTAACTGGACTCCATTGTCACTCACCTGCGGGGTGAAAGCGAATATGCGATCCTTCAGCGAGTACAGCTTGCTGGTGCTGAGGATGCCCACGTCCCGGGATTTTCTGCCACTCAACCCCAGCTTCCGGTTGCGGCCCAGGTAAGTGTACAGGTGGCTCAAAACACGTGCTGGCTGCACCTCTATGGGAGCCACCTCGGCGATCGTCTGCACGTGTAGATCGTGTTCGGCCAGCTTGTCACGGATCTCGTTGTCCTCGGCAATGATGACCACCTGGACGACCACGTCTGGTTTCTTTTGAGCTCCCAGGCGACGATTCAGTGGATCCAACTCACCCACGGCAAGGAAACCCTAAAAAGGTTTTAAGAAAAACAACATTAGAAGCAGTCGTTGATAagaaaataaatcttttaaaaatttctaCAAATTATGAGTGCAATTTTTGACCTAACCAAGTGCCCGCAAATGTACGTAGCCAGATCGatataaatactttacagGGTCGCCAAGGCTTTCATCTATCTTTAGCAGCCAAAAACGTCTAAAACAAAAGCTCACCTCCTGCAGCAACCTTCCGAGGATGAACAGAGACTGGCCCCACAAGAAGGGACACCGGCCGACCACTTCGCGGACCTGGGATCCTGGCTTCTGGTACTCGAAGCCCACCAGATCCTGTGGCACCGCATAGCTCTCCGGCACGAGGAGGATGCCATCCTCCGAACGCACCATGATCTTCTCCAGCCGGCTGGCATACTCCTCCACCGAACGTTTGTCGTTCTGAAAGGCGTGGAACAGGATCAGGTAGCAGTAGAACAGCGGCCACTCGCACTCGATGTTCTCGAACATGCGCAGTTCCCAGCGCTCGTAGTAGAGCCTGGAGGGATCCTCCTTGGGGGTGCGGTAGCCATCGCGCAGGAATCTCTTGCAGCCGTACTTGCCCTGCAGTCGGGACAGAATCGCATCCTTGGTATTGTGGATCAGTTGGGCATCGTCCACGGCAAAGGCGGGAAAGCCGATGACGCACAGCAGTCCGGAATCCAATTCCTTGCTGTTGGACTCACGGGGCAGCATCGACTGGAGCACTGCCTGGCACTTGTGGGCCTCGTCGGCCAGCACATGGATCACACTGGCTGGCCCGCCGCGGGCGCCGAACAGATCCAGCTCGTTCATGGCCTCCAGCGCCGCCTTGGCCATGCCAATTGAGCTGGCATTCAACTCCGGTTCAcctggaaaatataaatatatcaatattGGACTGCTCACATAACACATTATAAAGctgaatattttttgaataagaaccaaacatattattataatCAAGCAATTATGATTTTGGAGATAAGATAATGCACAATTACGCCTAATAATACTCGGttataaaatgtaaacaaaatattaccGATCTATCAATCAATTAAATAATGATACAATTAATAATACTCCTGTTTTCTGTATCTAAAAATacgtttttttataaaatgatAGTGTACATATATGAAAGATAGAAGGATTTACATAAATACTTTGAAATCATAACCAACTTTTTCAACACATTTTGATCATTAAGTTCGTAAGCTCTTTATTATGGCTATTATTTCTATTGTACCATCTACTCACCATGATTGGTCTTGTCGCCACGCTCCCATATCCCGTAGTCAGGAATGGAGTAGGCCGACTCAATGTAGAAGACCAGATTCTGGATGAACGACACCTCGTCCAGGGAGAAGACGATCTGCAGACCCGAAGCCGTCATCTGGGCCAGGATCAGCAGGTACAGGGAGACGGCATCGATCTGGAGATGGCCCCACTCATTGTCCCCGACCACGGGCAAGCCGTTCTTGCTGGAGTACTTGGCGTGCAGGGAATCGTAGGGACTCTGGGTCATCTTGAACTTCTCCACCTTGTCCTTCTGGTTCATCATGGCCATGAGCAGGCCGCGCATCAGCTTCACACAGCTCTGCTCCAGCTCATAGCACTTGGCCCGATCCTCGTCCTGGTCGGCAATCTTCTTGTACGCCATGGACAGGCCCCAGACGGCCAGGATGCAGTAGACATTGTCCCTGATCCAGGCGTGAGAGTTTACATTGGAGGCGGGGAAGAGGCCGGTGACCGGCTCCTGGTGGGCCAGGATCAGTCGGTGCACGATGCGCTGGTAGTAGTCCAAGCGGACGCCCGAATTGCTGCGGGAACGCATCGTCGATTTGGAAGTGGTTTCCTTTCCGGTCAGTTCTGTTAAAAACGGGGATTTAGTTAGCCTTTATTCACTACTTATATTTCGATTAATAAAATCGTGTTATTGTTATCCTGTTCCTATTCCGACTATATATTTGATATTGTGCATACAGCtgacatatacatatgtaataTATGAACTTGTTGTTTTCAGACATACATGgacatttgtttattttggttCTGGGAAGGTCAGCTAAGTAAGGTCTAGTTCCGAACCTCACACATAATGTATTTATATAGGGATCAATCGGAACGGTATTCCGTATTGACCTGCGGTGATGCGGTTGTTGTTTACCCTCGACGACGCGGGCACGCTCAACTTACATAATGTCGGGTCGGATCGGATGGGATCGCCTCAGATCGTTTGTTGTGGTTCGGCGgagtggaggaggaggaatcCCAGTGCTCCCCGGAACAACCCGCGACCGCTAGAACCCGTAGAATGCGTTGATTTCGCCGCGAGGACAGCGCATTCTCTCCGGGATTCGGCGGGTGGAGTGGCGCACAGCTGCCGTGCGAGTTTCAAAGCCTGGCTAGCCACTTATTTGCGAATAATTCGAATTATATTGTGATTAAACTAATGCACTAAAGTCAACTCAATGTCATACAGCGTGACCGCGGCCGGACCAAACGAGAAATACCAATTTGGTCTCAAAAATATACTATAAAATACTATTTcatattttacaaaatacCACCATAAATACCATAACAAATAAATCGCCTGGAAATTCAAAttataatatgtaatatgtaaaaataataattgacttattatatatagaaaaaaTAAGGTTTTTCCCATtgcaaaaaatgtttgtttttatttcattttacaagattaataatatttcagtccaacataaaactaaaacAATTTGCATTCGTATTCAATTCCATATTCCAATATTTTAAGTCTTTAAGGTCTTAAAATAATaccaaaaagtatttaaaacacCATATTCGGTCACGCTGATGTCATAGATAGAGCTGCAAAAAAATCGATGGTCCTATCGATAATATCGATGGTCGGGCCCGATCACAGGTATCGATATTGTTCACACTATCATCGCTAGCTTAGCCGTGTCACCCACCGCAGACCGTTTGCTGAATAGCGCATACACAAACCATTTCTTGTTGTCAATTGGATTCTGATTGGCAATAGCGgtaattcaaattcaaaaataatgggaaaataatttgaaataaCTTGATATTGAATAGTTTAAGATATATAAGTATTATAGatggttttaattttttcaaatggATAACTAAAATGCTCTGGTTTCTATGGCGCCAAAAACAATATGATACCCAAATGTTTGATAGCTTTAAAAGCTACCAGTATGCAAATATAAACatacaaacacaaaacaatataaataaaacatatgCTGCGTGTGAAAATCCCGAAGCCTACGTTCATAATGAAAATGGTTCTCACTATCTATGGATATCGGAGACACTAGAAAATCCGGTCTGAGCTCCAGTTCTGAGCGAGCTTAAATATCGCACTTGGAAAAAGTGCTCTCAGTGGCGAGTGGGAAAATATACGAAGTTTGTATACACTTTAGCTCTAATTACAATTTAATACGAAGTAAAAGacgtaaaataaaaaataggaATGGACTATGGTTATATCGGATGGACATTCTGAACCTTTAACACCTttaattaaacttaaaaatagCTTCTCATTTTTAAAGTTccaaaaggaaaaaatatgGTCATGTTAACATGACATGTCATATGAACCATGGCAAGTTGTGTGTAGGTTACCCATTACTTTGCAGCGAAAAGTAATCCCCTTTTTACTAGACCCCATGGCGTTGAGTGATTCAGAACCAAAGCTACGGCTCTCTGATCTTTCACTTTAAGTAGTGTGCTAGGCTTGTGAAAGGCATCAGTTTCAGAAAAGCCATTGCATTGATTCAGACTAAAAGCTATGGCTCTCCGATCTTCTATAGCATTGTATCTCTGCGGGGTGTTATTATCCAGCTGCTGTGCAAGTAAGTTATGTTTCAATCGAAATTAcagttttttaataaagtaaCTATGGTttacaaaacaaatataattatattttggaTAGTGCTAACAACTTTACACGCGAATCTTTTAGGAAAACGATATATTAACATATCGGGAAAAGCAAAAACTGGTTTTCGATGTCGTTTATTACAATCGAGTTTTCATGGCATTAACATGTGTACGGATAAAACCcagcttttattttcatttttcaaaacTAGTCTTGGGATTTTTGTTCAAAACTGATTTAAAATACAAGAACTATTTCCTTGTGTGTTATATTCCTTATACCTTATCACTGGTTTTTTTGATAGCTGATATTTGAATTGGGAACTAGTTCCTTATGTATGATTCCTAAGCGGATCGTCCCTTGGCGGATCTTTACTATAAgcattcttttttttaagtattataTTCCTTATTACCTATGCCtcgtattttatatttattttagagcCCAAGCTGCACTTTGGCAGCTGTCGAGGATCGGGCCAGTGCCGCCTCGTTGAGGACTGCCTGGCGGAGCCGGGTTTTGTCCAGGACGAGGACTCCTCCGAGTGCTCCTACACGGTGTGCTGCGTGAGGCGCCAGTCGGAGTACTCGCAATCGGTGGAGAACTACTGCCGCCACGACCTGAAGCCCCACATTTCGAATGGCGAGATCACCAAGGTGCGGGAATTCCCCTGGATGGCCATGTTGCTGTACGGCGATAGGCTGCAGCCAAAGTGCGGGGGCTCGCTGGTGAGCCAAAGATGGGTCCTGACCGCCGCCCATTGTGTGCCCCGGCATGGTTACGATGAGCAACTGCGTCTCGTTCGCCTGGGAGTGTGGGATGTGCGGATTGGCGGGAAGGATTGCCGGGGCATGGCGGACTGCGCACCACCTTTCCAGGACTTTCCCATTGCGAGATCCATCGTTCACGAGCTGTACCGTCCCGCCGACACATCGGGTACCAGTCTGGAGAAGCACACCCACGACATTGCCCTGCTGCTACTCAGCCGCAGCGTCACCTACTCGGAGTTCATCCAGCCAATCTGCCTGCCCTCGCTGTACACTCCCTCCCGCGGCGATGACTATGTGGACTACAGCCTGACCATCGCCGGTTGGGGTCGCACCAGTGAGCTGACCACGGACACCAGTCCCGTGAAGATCAAGGCCCAGGTGAGTGGCTGGTCGCGGGACAGCTGCAAGAAGCTCTACGAGGACGTGGGCGAGGGCCAGATGTGCGCCGGTGGCGGTGCCTCCAGGAAGGGCAGCTGCTTCGGCGACTCCGGCGGCCCGGTGATGGATGGCAACCAGCTGGTGGGCATCGTCTCGCTGGGCGAGTCCAAGTGTGGATCCGACCGGGGACCCATGGTGGTCACGCGGGTGGAATCCTACGTGGCCTGGCTGGAGCGCCACCTGTTCACGCGGCCTAACGCGACGAACAAGCACTCGCAATTATTCAACATTTTCGTTAGGAAAGTTTTTAGCTAGTGTGTAAAACTGGAAAGGTTCCGCAACAAGTCAAAATCTGTGCCAAAATAatgctctctctctctgtaaataattaattgtaaCTTGTATTTCTTAGAATTTTTTATagatgtattttttttttaaattgtagcCAATTTTGAACAATAAATGTAGTCTAAAAGTTACCAAAAACCCAATTGATTGTATGGAGACACCGTGTAAACAAAAGATTTTATGATATTATAACGTCTCAAAGTTTTGTaatcaaaaaaatgttaactgcacagagagaaatattcaagttcattgttcttgatttgagaacattcgttcttaaaaaccgtgtaagcccattttggtatcaattatctcaatattagaacgaaatggtgagaagagaaaacttaaattgagtttacTTAACATCTTTTTAATAAGTAATAGtttagtttctgagatataCATCTTTCAAAAatttcgttctatttttaagaacattatGAACTCAGATTAGAACGTCAGAAATCTCTCTGTGTGGAAATTACAGTGTGACGTACCTTGTATAGAAAATCAATATAGTAAAATCAATACGTTTATGGCAATATTAAATTGATGGTGACATTTTGGTTTTTATCTTTTAACAGTAACATTTGAAATCATATTTCTGCCCAGAGTGGCCCGCTCAAAATCAATCCATTTGAAATGCCAGCTTAAAGGTAACGCTTTTATTGTCCACATGAGGGGTAACTTTTTGGGTCTCGCAAAGGACTATGTAAGTCTAGGCCACGGAACTGCACAGTCCGCAGTTGCTCACCGGGCACATCTTCATCTCGACATCCTCGCCCACCCGGACGACGGCGGCCATGCCGTTCTCCGAGTGCGGGGAGATGTGGCAGTGGAACATCCAGTAGCCGGGACTGTTGGAGTAGAACCGGAATATCGTGTAGCCGAAGGCGGGCACCTGGACGGAGTCCTTTAGCGGAGCACCCTTTCCGCGTCGCGGCAACGGAGTCTTCTTGTCGATCTGCTCGATCTGGCCGATCTTCTGCTCGCCCAGCACCCCCATCCCGACCACCCGGAATGTGTAGCCATGCAGGTGTATCGGATGCGGCGTCTGCGAGAGGCTGGAGACGACGAACTCCACCTGCTGATTGGCCGGCACCTGGATGACATTGGAGCACTGGCAGTGGCGCTGCCGGCAATTGAATCCGAGATCCGCCTGCTGGGAGCGATTGCAAAAGAACTGGCCGACGCCCAGGTTGCGTGTCTGCAGCAGGGACATCTTGGGCATGTTGAAGCTAATGTCGTCCATTTGGAAGCGGAAGCCCTCGCCCTGGCGCACTTCGAAGGCGTTCATGCTGGTGTAGAAGGTCACCGCGGGCGGCACTTCCGGTTCCGGTCGCTGGGCGTTGAGGCTGGCCAGGGATATGCTATTGCCACCGCCCGCCTCGTCGCCCAGCTCATTCAGGGTCTTCCCGGGCGCATCGTAGGCATAGCTCAGGGTGTGCGCGTCCAGCTTCCGGGGATCCGCATCGCGGTAGTGCAGCACCGCCTCCTGGTGCAACTGGTTCCTGGCGCAGAAGCTGTAGCCCTTCACCCGAATCCAGTAGTTGGCCACCTCCTGGTTGGCGTGCAGCACAAAGTCGAAGCGCTCCGCGCCATGGAACATGATCCGCTGGACCTCCACGGG includes these proteins:
- the LOC119557949 gene encoding probable phosphorylase b kinase regulatory subunit alpha isoform X12 is translated as MRSRSNSGVRLDYYQRIVHRLILAHQEPVTGLFPASNVNSHAWIRDNVYCILAVWGLSMAYKKIADQDEDRAKCYELEQSCVKLMRGLLMAMMNQKDKVEKFKMTQSPYDSLHAKYSSKNGLPVVGDNEWGHLQIDAVSLYLLILAQMTASGLQIVFSLDEVSFIQNLVFYIESAYSIPDYGIWERGDKTNHGEPELNASSIGMAKAALEAMNELDLFGARGGPASVIHVLADEAHKCQAVLQSMLPRESNSKELDSGLLCVIGFPAFAVDDAQLIHNTKDAILSRLQGKYGCKRFLRDGYRTPKEDPSRLYYERWELRMFENIECEWPLFYCYLILFHAFQNDKRSVEEYASRLEKIMVRSEDGILLVPESYAVPQDLVGFEYQKPGSQVREVVGRCPFLWGQSLFILGRLLQEGFLAVGELDPLNRRLGAQKKPDVVVQVVIIAEDNEIRDKLAEHDLHVQTIAEVAPIEVQPARVLSHLYTYLGRNRKLGLSGRKSRDVGILSTSKLYSLKDRIFAFTPQHIDYEEYYTTRDPDLLASNFTTNLAFLTNNWRHMLGRPTITLMATHYMLDQDKIPLAMIQTMRKLKSGYINGTRVMLGSLKDFLNTSAITDLSFLGSTEDGYPDRLHPDVQTYLDEHLLRSFSNRSTMSLRGGQLRPRTLRRRMSCKGAIKKTRSINVDSDNLGMEGPSPLTERRLSSIVPPPWLQANKQSHVSVFATTPEEGPANSPLHLGNELSIRENIYPVDPQHHSRSAIDRRSEFVRQQEMPKILIQRHRAETNFADTEVEELIAMLRETENLEEQGDILQYLVDTQGLDFNTAGLGFKNKSDDNATPNANNAAAGMLEEGRVVTVRDLLKGLYEKACQQKLWGLVRHTAGMLGKRVEDLAKAVTDLLVRQKQVTVGMPPNNEHTITAPLPEVELRQLIHDAYGDDESTAMLTQELMVYLAMFIRTEPQLFHEMLRLRVGLIIQVMAKELSRTLNCDGEAASEHLLNLSPFEMKNLLYHILSGKEFAVSSVARGNLSIVSCKSSRVSKKSQIGLGDPEGEDALIATIDDRQGQWLRRRRLDGALNRVPRDFYSRVWTVLEKCQGLAIEGRVLQQSLTQEMTPGELKFALEVETALNQIPQPEYRQLVVEALMVLTLVTEHNMVPTLGGIIYVEHLVHKANQLFLEDQRKVQGDATLCCAKIKDGKEQQQAASGMLLCGGAAYICQHLYDSAPSGSYGTMTYMSRAVALVLDCVPKHGEMECAIS
- the LOC119557949 gene encoding probable phosphorylase b kinase regulatory subunit alpha isoform X14, producing the protein MRSRSNSGVRLDYYQRIVHRLILAHQEPVTGLFPASNVNSHAWIRDNVYCILAVWGLSMAYKKIADQDEDRAKCYELEQSCVKLMRGLLMAMMNQKDKVEKFKMTQSPYDSLHAKYSSKNGLPVVGDNEWGHLQIDAVSLYLLILAQMTASGLQIVFSLDEVSFIQNLVFYIESAYSIPDYGIWERGDKTNHGEPELNASSIGMAKAALEAMNELDLFGARGGPASVIHVLADEAHKCQAVLQSMLPRESNSKELDSGLLCVIGFPAFAVDDAQLIHNTKDAILSRLQGKYGCKRFLRDGYRTPKEDPSRLYYERWELRMFENIECEWPLFYCYLILFHAFQNDKRSVEEYASRLEKIMVRSEDGILLVPESYAVPQDLVGFEYQKPGSQVREVVGRCPFLWGQSLFILGRLLQEGFLAVGELDPLNRRLGAQKKPDVVVQVVIIAEDNEIRDKLAEHDLHVQTIAEVAPIEVQPARVLSHLYTYLGRNRKLGLSGRKSRDVGILSTSKLYSLKDRIFAFTPQHIDYEEYYTTRDPDLLASNFTTNLAFLTNNWRHMLGRPTITLMATHYMLDQDKIPLAMIQTMRKLKSGYINGTRVMLGSLKDFLNTSAITDLSFLGSTEDGYPDRLHPDVQTYLDEHLLRSFSNRSTMSLRGGQLRPRTLRRRMSCKGAIKKTRSINVDSDNLGMEGPSPLTERRLSSIVPPPWLQANKQSHVSVFATTPEEGPANSPLHLGNELSIRENIYPVDPQHHSRSAIDRRSEFVRQQEITVPKILIQRHRAETNFADTEVEELIAMLRETENLEEQGDILQYLVDTQGLDFNTGMLEEGRVVTVRDLLKGLYEKACQQKLWGLVRHTAGMLGKRVEDLAKAVTDLLVRQKQVTVGMPPNNEHTITAPLPEVELRQLIHDAYGDDESTAMLTQELMVYLAMFIRTEPQLFHEMLRLRVGLIIQVMAKELSRTLNCDGEAASEHLLNLSPFEMKNLLYHILSGKEFAVSSVARGNLSIVSCKSSRVSKKSQIGLGDPEGEDALIATIDDRQGQWLRRRRLDGALNRVPRDFYSRVWTVLEKCQGLAIEGRVLQQSLTQEMTPGELKFALEVETALNQIPQPEYRQLVVEALMVLTLVTEHNMVPTLGGIIYVEHLVHKANQLFLEDQRKVQGDATLCCAKIKDGKEQQQAASGMLLCGGAAYICQHLYDSAPSGSYGTMTYMSRAVALVLDCVPKHGEMECAIS
- the LOC119557949 gene encoding probable phosphorylase b kinase regulatory subunit alpha isoform X6, with the translated sequence MRSRSNSGVRLDYYQRIVHRLILAHQEPVTGLFPASNVNSHAWIRDNVYCILAVWGLSMAYKKIADQDEDRAKCYELEQSCVKLMRGLLMAMMNQKDKVEKFKMTQSPYDSLHAKYSSKNGLPVVGDNEWGHLQIDAVSLYLLILAQMTASGLQIVFSLDEVSFIQNLVFYIESAYSIPDYGIWERGDKTNHGEPELNASSIGMAKAALEAMNELDLFGARGGPASVIHVLADEAHKCQAVLQSMLPRESNSKELDSGLLCVIGFPAFAVDDAQLIHNTKDAILSRLQGKYGCKRFLRDGYRTPKEDPSRLYYERWELRMFENIECEWPLFYCYLILFHAFQNDKRSVEEYASRLEKIMVRSEDGILLVPESYAVPQDLVGFEYQKPGSQVREVVGRCPFLWGQSLFILGRLLQEGFLAVGELDPLNRRLGAQKKPDVVVQVVIIAEDNEIRDKLAEHDLHVQTIAEVAPIEVQPARVLSHLYTYLGRNRKLGLSGRKSRDVGILSTSKLYSLKDRIFAFTPQHIDYEEYYTTRDPDLLASNFTTNLAFLTNNWRHMLGRPTITLMATHYMLDQDKIPLAMIQTMRKLKSGYINGTRVMLGSLKDFLNTSAITDLSFLGSTEDGYPDRLHPDVQTYLDEHLLRSFSNRSTMSLRGGQLRPRTLRRRMSCKGAIKKTRSINVDSDNLGMEGPSPLTERRLSSIVPPPWLQANKQSHVSVFATTPEEGPANSPLHLGNELSIRENIYPVDPQHHSRSAIDRRSEFVRQQEITVPKILIQRHRAETNFADTEVEELIAMLRETENLEEQGDILQYLVDTQGLDFNTELEQTFGNEVVLELAGGGAGGAAGAAGAGGSGDGAKKSPTIVLPTVIIDAVTIPAATSTDADGNANPGSATAAGNSNVHCIGNTSNTSNISSSSIGSNTSNHNNMSPHENNDSSQSEGMLEEGRVVTVRDLLKGLYEKACQQKLWGLVRHTAGMLGKRVEDLAKAVTDLLVRQKQVTVGMPPNNEHTITAPLPEVELRQLIHDAYGDDESTAMLTQELMVYLAMFIRTEPQLFHEMLRLRVGLIIQVMAKELSRTLNCDGEAASEHLLNLSPFEMKNLLYHILSGKEFAVSSVARGNLSIVSCKSSRVSKKSQIGLGDPEGEDALIATIDDRQGQWLRRRRLDGALNRVPRDFYSRVWTVLEKCQGLAIEGRVLQQSLTQEMTPGELKFALEVETALNQIPQPEYRQLVVEALMVLTLVTEHNMVPTLGGIIYVEHLVHKANQLFLEDQRKVQGDATLCCAKIKDGKEQQQAASGMLLCGGAAYICQHLYDSAPSGSYGTMTYMSRAVALVLDCVPKHGEMECAIS